In Eucalyptus grandis isolate ANBG69807.140 chromosome 4, ASM1654582v1, whole genome shotgun sequence, the following proteins share a genomic window:
- the LOC104442451 gene encoding chaperonin 60 subunit alpha 2, chloroplastic-like, protein MSASSFTAPSILPPNLLFRNLSGSRRVLGLWRNGQKVGNFVVRAGPKRVSFGKECREALQSGIDKLADAVSVTIGPRGRNVVLSESESLKVINDGVTIARAIELSDAIENAGAMLVQEVAGRMNDLAGDGTTTAIILARAMIKSGLLAVSFGANPISIRKGMDKTVKELVRILKEKSFPVKGSDHIEAVASISAGNDDFVGRIIADAIERIGHDGVISIESSSSSETFVVVEEGMKIDKGYMSPHFITNQDRSLVEFENAKVLVTDQKISDVKEMIPLLEKATQLSVPLLIIAEDISREVLETLVVNKMQGLLNVAVMQCPGFGEGKKGVLQDIALLTGADFLSGELGLTLDGVTSDQLGIARKVTISSNSTIIVADPSTKAEIQARISQIKKDLAETDSAYHSQKLAERIAKLTGGVAIIKVGAHTEVELEDRKLRIEDAKQATFAAMDEGIVPGGGAAYIHLSEYISAIKSKMEDQEEQIGSDVVATALLAPAKAIATNAGADGDTVVEKTRTCGWEIGYNAMTGKYEDLLSVGVIDPCKVSRCALQSAVSIAGTVLTTQAILVEKTKKPKPPIPLVPGITP, encoded by the exons ATGTCCGCCTCCTCCTTCACGGCACCTTCAATCCTCCCTCCGAATCTGCTCTTTCGG AATCTGAGTGGAAGCAGGAGGGTGTTGGGTCTATGGAGGAACGGGCAGAAAGTTGGGAACTTTGTGGTGAGAGCGGGTCCAAAGAGGGTATCTTTCGGCAAGGAATGCAGAGAGGCTCTTCAATCTGGGATTGATAAATTGGCTGATGCTGTCTCTGTTACCATCGGACCTAGAG GACGCAATGTTGTCCTTTCAGAGTCCGAATCTCTGAAAGTCATAAATGATGGTGTCACGATTGCCCGAGCAATAGAACTTTCAGATGCAATTGAGAATGCCGGGGCAATGTTAGTCCAAGAG GTAGCTGGCCGCATGAATGACTTGGCTGGTGATGGCACAACCACCGCAATTATCCTGGCTCGAGCAATGATTAAATCTGGGCTGTTGGCAGTTTCTTTTGGGGCTAATCCAATCTCTATAAGAAAAGGAATGGATAAGACTGTAAAGGAATTGGTCAGGATTTTGAAGGAAAAGAGCTTTCCTGTAAAAGGAAGTGATCATATCGAAG CTGTGGCATCAATATCTGCCGGAAATGATGACTTTGTTGGAAGGATAATTGCTGACGCTATAGAAAGGATTGGACATGATGGAGTAATCTCTATCgagtcatcctcatcttctgaAACCTTTGTTGTAGTCGAAGAAGGAATGAAG ATTGATAAGGGCTATATGTCGCCTCATTTCATTACAAACCAGGATAGATCTCTCGTGGAGTTTGAGAATGCCAAAGTCCTCGTAACTGATCAGAAGATTTCAGATGTCAAGGAAATGATTCCTTTGCTGGAGAAGGCAACTCAATTAAGTGTCCCCTTGCTAATCATTGCTGAGGATATCTCGAGGGAAGTACTGGAAACACTTGTTGTGAACAAAATGCAAGGCTTGCTTAATGTAGCTGTCATGCAATGTCCAGGATttggagaaggaaagaaaggtgTCCTGCAGGACATTGCTTTATTGACAG GTGCTGATTTTCTCTCTGGAGAATTGGGTCTAACTCTTGATGGTGTGACGTCTGATCAGCTTGGCATTGCTAGAAAAGTAACCATCAGCAGTAACTCAACAATCATTGTTGCTGATCCTTCTACTAAAGCTGAAATCCAGGCAAGGATTTCACAGATTAAGAAGGATTTAGCTGAAACTGACAGTGCATACCATTCCCAAAAGCTTGCAGAAAGAATTGCCAAACTCACTGGTGGAGTTGCTATAATTAAG GTAGGAGCGCACACTGAGGTGGAACTTGAAGACCGTAAACTTAGAATAGAGGATGCAAAGCAGGCTACATTTGCTGCGATGGATGAGGGAATAGTACCTGGTGGTGGTGCAGCTTATATACATCTTTCTGAGTATATTTCTGCGATAAAGAGCAAGATGGAAGATCAAGAGGAGCAGATTGGTTCTGACGTCGTAGCAACA GCACTCCTTGCTCCAGCAAAAGCCATTGCAACTAATGCAGGAGCAGATGGCGATACTGTAGTGGAGAAAACCCGAACATGTGGTTGGGAAATTGGTTACAATGCAATGACGGGCAAATATGAAGATCTTCTCAGTGTTGGAGTCATAGATCCATGCAAGGTTTCAAGGTGCGCACTACAAAGCGCAGTCTCCATTGCAGGGACAGTCTTGACAACCCAAGCGATATTGGTggagaaaacaaagaagcccAAGCCACCTATTCCACTTGTGCCTGGAATAACACCTTAA
- the LOC104442446 gene encoding disease resistance protein RPV1-like — MSALVRLLSSQKEKISAAPRKYDVFLSSRGGDTRTGFADFLHKSLSATGLRVFRDEDGNQQIGPEVLQAIRTCRIMIPIVSEHYVHSTWCLRELTEIMRCHSNHGKSVFPVFYKVNVADLGRQGGNLRSSGDALCEHEMMPCRREEAQEWVEALCSLTRIRGWTSQAIANGYLCLCICESELEIVHVYDVNV; from the coding sequence ATGAGTGCCCTTGTCCGATTGCTATCATCCCAGAAGGAAAAGATAAGCGCGGCCCCTCGGAAGTACGACGTGTTCTTGAGCTCCAGGGGTGGAGATACTCGCACCGGCTTCGCGGATTTCCTCCACAAAAGCCTCTCGGCTACTGGGCTCCGCGTGTTCAGAGACGAGGACGGCAATCAGCAGATTGGCCCAGAGGTTCTCCAGGCCATCCGGACTTGTAGGATCATGATTCCCATCGTCTCCGAACACTATGTGCATAGTACATGGTGTCTCCGTGAGCTCACCGAGATTATGCGATGTCACAGTAATCACGGCAAATCGGTCTTCCCTGTATTCTATAAAGTGAATGTTGCTGATTTAGGCCGCCAAGGCGGTAACTTGCGTAGCTCTGGAGATGCTTTATGTGAACATGAGATGATGCCGTGCAGGCGAGAAGAAGCGCAAGAATGGGTAGAAGCGCTGTGTTCTCTAACGAGGATTAGAGGATGGACGTCACAGGCCATTGCTAATGGGTATTTATGTCTCTGTATCTGCGAATCTGAATTGGAAATCGTGCACGTATATGACGTCAATGTCTAA